In Oligoflexia bacterium, a single genomic region encodes these proteins:
- a CDS encoding zinc ribbon domain-containing protein YjdM: protein MSKTPNCPQCQSEYAYEDGHLLICPECAYEWPMRTLEENNKSESKLIHDANGTPLQDGDTVTVIKDLKVKGSSSVVKVGTKVKNISLVEGDHDISCKIPGIGQMGLKSKFVKKVLD from the coding sequence ATGAGTAAAACACCCAACTGTCCCCAGTGTCAGTCTGAGTATGCTTATGAAGATGGCCATCTTTTGATTTGTCCAGAGTGCGCGTATGAATGGCCTATGCGTACTTTGGAAGAAAACAATAAATCAGAATCAAAACTTATTCATGATGCCAATGGAACCCCACTGCAAGATGGGGATACGGTGACAGTGATTAAAGATTTAAAAGTTAAAGGTTCATCCTCTGTAGTGAAAGTAGGAACCAAAGTCAAAAACATCAGTTTGGTTGAAGGGGATCATGACATCAGTTGTAAAATTCCTGGTATTGGTCAAATGGGACTCAAGTCCAAGTTTGTAAAGAAAGTTTTGGACTAA
- a CDS encoding SprT family zinc-dependent metalloprotease, which translates to MFEQLKLNIFPKHQATDLNVSEAITYTLVRKKRKTVSLHVLPDQTVEVRAPLKMSRTFIDEFVAKHEQWIEQRKIQMAKHNYLYASQIDNGHEIPILGENYVLLMVPAIQTKIKLAQRQLIFYYSQRIGKKNQKLYFDKAMLELSETMFEPYIQHCFAHFKNFYTTAYPQWNIKNMKRQWGNYSKKQHRITLNTKLLHLPDICLKSVIYHELCHTQYFSHSPRFYLLLDRVMPNWRDADHYLKSLS; encoded by the coding sequence ATGTTTGAACAGTTAAAATTAAATATTTTTCCTAAACATCAAGCAACTGACCTAAATGTTTCAGAAGCTATAACTTACACCTTGGTTCGTAAAAAAAGAAAAACAGTGTCTTTGCATGTCTTGCCAGATCAAACTGTAGAAGTGAGAGCACCATTAAAAATGTCGCGGACATTTATTGATGAGTTTGTTGCTAAACATGAACAGTGGATAGAGCAAAGAAAAATTCAGATGGCTAAGCATAATTATTTATATGCAAGTCAAATAGACAACGGCCATGAAATTCCCATATTAGGGGAAAACTATGTTTTATTAATGGTGCCTGCCATACAAACAAAAATTAAACTAGCGCAAAGGCAACTTATTTTTTATTACTCGCAGCGCATTGGAAAAAAAAATCAAAAATTGTATTTTGATAAAGCTATGTTGGAATTATCTGAAACCATGTTTGAACCTTATATCCAACACTGTTTTGCACATTTTAAAAATTTTTACACTACAGCTTATCCACAGTGGAACATTAAAAACATGAAACGACAATGGGGCAATTACAGTAAAAAACAACATCGTATTACACTCAATACAAAACTGCTTCATTTACCTGACATCTGTTTAAAAAGCGTCATTTATCATGAGCTGTGTCACACCCAGTATTTTAGTCATAGCCCGCGTTTTTATCTACTCTTAGATAGAGTCATGCCCAACTGGAGAGATGCTGATCATTATCTTAAAAGTTTGAGTTGA
- a CDS encoding Ig-like domain-containing protein codes for MKPNKNFPYAIFLFLILFILNCARDDSVDTPLPDTEFYVVDLTPGFQTTTSSGFGKKIVVVFSMPVDPYTLLTSGNFSFIEDINGVPQNLTHTLLPDPQSSFEVVTFNINYPLSNRADYTFNISNAVKDLSLSYNLRYPVSHQFNTGGGFTQGDYGTTVPGNPYIVDTDYIRVCETLANGTQEDKAYIDVRFNEALAFPPLIDIQRVDLSSQWTINNRPMIQKTPGDPTLMTVEVDSIGGLNGYRIRFNNNTVQDLQGLGMDDFTSSGMYQAFGGC; via the coding sequence ATGAAGCCAAATAAAAACTTTCCCTACGCTATATTTTTATTTTTAATCCTATTCATCTTAAACTGTGCACGTGATGACAGCGTAGATACCCCTTTACCCGATACTGAATTTTATGTTGTTGACTTAACACCTGGATTTCAAACAACCACCAGTTCAGGTTTTGGGAAAAAAATTGTAGTTGTCTTTAGCATGCCCGTTGATCCATACACTTTATTAACATCCGGAAATTTTTCATTCATAGAAGATATTAATGGTGTACCACAAAACTTAACACATACATTGCTCCCTGATCCGCAATCAAGTTTTGAAGTCGTGACTTTTAATATCAACTATCCTTTATCCAACCGTGCAGACTATACTTTTAACATCAGCAACGCTGTAAAAGATTTATCCTTAAGTTATAACCTAAGATATCCTGTCAGCCATCAATTTAATACCGGTGGTGGGTTTACTCAGGGTGATTATGGGACAACCGTTCCGGGAAACCCCTATATTGTTGATACTGATTACATTCGTGTGTGTGAAACATTGGCCAATGGAACTCAAGAAGATAAGGCCTACATTGATGTTAGATTCAATGAAGCTTTAGCTTTTCCTCCACTGATAGATATTCAAAGAGTTGATTTATCCAGTCAATGGACAATCAACAACAGACCGATGATTCAAAAAACACCAGGTGACCCAACACTCATGACGGTTGAGGTCGATAGTATTGGCGGTCTCAATGGCTATAGAATACGCTTCAACAACAATACTGTTCAAGACCTGCAAGGTTTAGGCATGGATGACTTTACAAGCTCAGGCATGTACCAAGCTTTTGGTGGCTGCTAA
- a CDS encoding NAD(P)-dependent alcohol dehydrogenase has translation MKTIGYAARGTDAHMSPYHFERRDLRANDVAIEILYSGICHSDLHTVNGDWGPQPYPLVPGHEIVGKVIEVGSEVKNYTVGQNVAVGCMVDSCQDCDQCHQHGEEQYCRQGMTGTYGASDRISGETTQGGYSKHIVVREEFVLRVPENLDLSKAAPILCAGITTYSPLKKWNVSKGSRVGVIGLGGLGHMAVKLAVAMGAEVTVISRSKSKEEQAKSIGAKAMLASTDEEAMQKAASSLDLIIDTVPVKHDVNPYMSLLDVDGSLVIVGQVGPLEEPVTLPLILGRRRIAGSLIGGIKQTQEVLDFCAEHNIHPECQTITVEEINNAYAHLKKGDVAHRFVIDMSSLNHE, from the coding sequence ATGAAAACCATAGGATATGCTGCTCGTGGCACAGATGCTCATATGAGTCCGTACCATTTTGAACGCAGAGATTTAAGAGCCAATGATGTGGCCATAGAAATTTTATACAGCGGTATTTGTCATTCAGATTTGCATACGGTTAATGGTGATTGGGGTCCACAACCTTATCCCTTAGTACCTGGGCATGAAATTGTGGGCAAGGTGATTGAAGTTGGTTCTGAGGTTAAAAACTATACAGTGGGGCAGAACGTTGCCGTGGGTTGCATGGTAGATAGTTGTCAGGACTGTGATCAATGTCACCAGCATGGAGAAGAACAGTATTGCCGGCAGGGTATGACAGGAACCTACGGTGCGTCTGATCGTATTTCAGGTGAGACAACACAAGGCGGCTATTCAAAGCATATTGTTGTGCGTGAAGAATTTGTTTTACGTGTTCCAGAAAATTTGGACTTATCTAAAGCAGCACCTATTTTATGTGCAGGCATCACTACTTATTCACCTTTAAAAAAATGGAATGTCAGCAAAGGTTCACGCGTGGGTGTGATTGGTTTAGGTGGATTAGGACATATGGCAGTTAAACTTGCGGTTGCCATGGGCGCAGAAGTAACGGTGATTAGCCGTTCAAAAAGTAAAGAGGAGCAAGCCAAAAGTATTGGTGCAAAGGCAATGTTAGCATCAACTGATGAAGAAGCGATGCAAAAAGCAGCATCGTCCCTAGATTTGATTATAGACACTGTTCCAGTTAAACATGATGTCAATCCTTATATGTCTTTGTTGGATGTGGATGGATCATTGGTAATTGTTGGGCAGGTTGGTCCTTTGGAAGAGCCGGTTACCCTGCCTTTGATTTTAGGGAGAAGAAGAATTGCTGGATCTTTGATTGGTGGTATTAAGCAAACCCAAGAAGTGCTTGATTTTTGTGCTGAACATAACATTCACCCAGAATGTCAAACCATCACAGTTGAAGAAATCAATAATGCCTATGCCCACTTAAAAAAAGGTGATGTAGCTCACCGTTTTGTGATTGATATGAGCAGCTTAAATCATGAGTAA
- a CDS encoding alpha/beta fold hydrolase: MFFNSSNSSPANVSKLSANATSFLKGDKDITLICVHGFTGSSHDFSIVAPYLKNLFNINCISLSLPGHTGKIEDLKAIQYQDWLNVIQGHIDSCLEKNHQVHLMGLSMGGSLAMIIAAQLQDKIKSMTLFSPAIWIINRKQDLALYYLSKLPRFLIPNITIKKDKKKNEVLLFESYPLQALAEYKKVTLLAKDALPKINCPSLVIYSDDDDVISPKSSQFIYKHNKNKINHILNLKHAGHIIPMIQDQEQASMLNALKTFYTEIF, translated from the coding sequence ATGTTTTTTAATTCTTCCAACAGTTCGCCAGCAAATGTATCCAAGCTTAGTGCAAATGCAACTTCTTTTTTAAAAGGAGACAAAGATATAACCCTCATTTGTGTACATGGATTCACAGGTTCTAGCCATGACTTTTCTATTGTTGCCCCATATTTAAAAAACCTGTTCAACATCAATTGTATCTCGTTGAGCCTACCCGGACACACCGGAAAAATAGAAGATTTAAAGGCCATTCAATATCAAGATTGGCTTAATGTCATTCAAGGTCACATTGACTCATGTTTAGAGAAAAACCACCAGGTTCATTTAATGGGGCTATCCATGGGAGGGTCTTTAGCCATGATTATAGCTGCCCAACTTCAGGATAAAATTAAATCCATGACTTTATTTTCTCCAGCAATATGGATTATCAATCGTAAACAAGATCTTGCACTCTATTATTTAAGCAAGCTTCCTCGTTTTCTAATCCCAAATATTACAATTAAAAAAGATAAAAAAAAGAATGAAGTTCTTTTGTTTGAGTCTTATCCTTTACAGGCTTTAGCAGAATATAAAAAAGTCACCCTTTTAGCTAAAGATGCCTTACCCAAGATCAATTGCCCTAGTCTGGTTATCTACTCTGATGATGATGATGTTATTTCACCTAAGTCTAGTCAGTTTATCTACAAACACAATAAAAATAAAATCAACCACATATTAAATCTAAAACATGCAGGGCATATTATTCCAATGATTCAAGATCAAGAGCAAGCAAGCATGCTTAATGCGCTAAAAACTTTTTATACAGAGATTTTTTAA
- a CDS encoding roadblock/LC7 domain-containing protein gives MDNSPMVVFEKEMVEIFSIIENLNNEAHAKACFLVDKNGQLIASTGETKEIDSIGLASLTAGNFAATAGIAKLLGEKEFSIIFHEGEKDNIHLSLIDQRIILVVLFDAESSLGLVRLRVKKFSRELSDLFNKLASKADPKSAVAAIFEEISDQDIDQLFGD, from the coding sequence ATGGACAATTCTCCTATGGTTGTATTTGAGAAAGAAATGGTTGAGATTTTTTCAATCATAGAAAACTTAAATAATGAAGCGCATGCAAAGGCTTGTTTTTTGGTTGATAAAAATGGACAGTTGATTGCCTCAACGGGTGAAACCAAAGAGATTGATTCTATTGGTTTAGCATCGTTAACGGCCGGTAATTTTGCTGCAACAGCGGGTATAGCTAAACTATTGGGTGAAAAAGAATTTTCTATTATTTTTCATGAAGGTGAAAAAGATAATATTCACCTATCATTAATTGATCAAAGAATTATCTTGGTTGTGCTTTTTGATGCAGAGTCTAGTTTAGGTTTGGTGCGTTTGCGGGTTAAAAAGTTCAGTCGAGAATTGAGTGATTTATTTAATAAGCTGGCCAGTAAAGCTGATCCTAAGTCAGCGGTGGCCGCCATTTTTGAGGAAATTTCTGATCAAGATATTGATCAACTGTTTGGTGATTAA
- a CDS encoding ADP-ribosylation factor-like protein — translation MMYIDSYEKEIHLKIVYYGPGLCGKTTNIKFLDKKIKPEAKGKLISLATETERTLFFDFLHLSLGTVNGFQTRFHLYTVPGQVFYDLTRRKVLERADGVVFVADSQEERREANIESYENLKVNLKENGLSLDTIPHVIQYNKRDLPSAMGIEQMRRDLNFYKVPEFEAVATDGQGVFDTLKSIAKLVLLELKKKH, via the coding sequence ATTATGTATATAGATTCTTACGAAAAAGAAATTCATTTAAAAATAGTTTATTATGGTCCAGGCTTATGTGGCAAAACCACCAATATTAAATTTTTGGATAAAAAAATTAAACCTGAGGCAAAAGGTAAACTAATATCCTTGGCGACTGAAACTGAAAGAACCTTATTTTTTGATTTTTTGCATTTATCTTTAGGAACTGTCAATGGCTTTCAAACTCGCTTTCATTTGTACACAGTTCCTGGGCAAGTTTTTTACGACTTAACCAGAAGAAAAGTTCTTGAACGAGCAGATGGGGTAGTTTTTGTAGCAGATTCACAAGAAGAAAGAAGAGAAGCCAACATTGAATCGTATGAAAATTTAAAAGTTAATTTAAAGGAAAACGGCTTATCTTTAGATACAATTCCACATGTTATACAGTACAATAAACGCGATTTACCGTCTGCTATGGGTATTGAACAAATGCGCAGAGACTTAAACTTTTATAAAGTTCCTGAGTTTGAAGCGGTGGCAACGGATGGTCAAGGTGTGTTTGATACGCTTAAGTCAATTGCAAAACTGGTTCTGTTAGAACTAAAGAAAAAACATTAG
- a CDS encoding deoxyhypusine synthase family protein, whose amino-acid sequence MSAGTVTKFITDHFKHFNAAALIDAAQGYQDHLANNGKMMVTLAGAMSTAEIGLSFAEMIRQDKVAFISCTGANLEEDLMNLVAHSHYRRVPNYRDLSGLDEKKLFDQGLNRVTDTCIPEEEAFRRLQKHIFKAWQQAEAKGERFFPHEYMYQILLSGELEQYYEIDPKNSWMLAAAEKNLPMVVPGWEDSTMGNIFASYVIKNELQPSTVKSGIEYMVYLADWYLKNKNDAGIGFFQIGGGIAGDFPICVVPMLFQDNEMDDIPFWSYFCQISDSTTSYGSYSGAVPNEKITWGKLDIDTPKFVIESDATIVAPLIFAYLLGW is encoded by the coding sequence ATGTCAGCAGGAACAGTAACAAAATTTATCACAGACCATTTTAAACACTTTAACGCAGCAGCTTTAATTGATGCAGCTCAAGGTTACCAAGATCATTTAGCAAACAATGGAAAAATGATGGTCACCTTGGCTGGAGCTATGAGTACCGCAGAAATAGGTCTATCATTTGCGGAAATGATTAGACAAGATAAAGTAGCCTTTATTTCTTGTACTGGAGCCAACTTAGAAGAAGATTTGATGAACTTGGTGGCGCATTCACATTACAGAAGAGTCCCCAATTATAGAGATTTATCCGGTCTGGATGAAAAAAAATTATTTGATCAAGGGCTCAACAGAGTAACCGATACATGTATTCCAGAAGAAGAAGCCTTTAGACGTTTACAAAAGCATATTTTTAAAGCCTGGCAACAAGCAGAAGCAAAAGGTGAACGCTTTTTTCCGCATGAATACATGTATCAAATTTTGCTCAGTGGGGAGTTGGAGCAATATTATGAAATTGATCCAAAGAATTCATGGATGTTAGCTGCAGCAGAAAAAAACTTACCCATGGTGGTTCCTGGTTGGGAAGACTCAACCATGGGCAATATCTTTGCCTCTTACGTGATTAAGAATGAGTTGCAACCATCAACAGTAAAATCTGGTATTGAATACATGGTTTATTTGGCAGACTGGTACTTAAAAAATAAGAATGATGCAGGTATTGGTTTTTTCCAAATTGGTGGTGGGATTGCTGGGGATTTTCCCATCTGTGTTGTGCCCATGTTGTTTCAAGATAATGAAATGGATGACATTCCATTTTGGAGTTATTTTTGCCAAATCTCAGATTCTACCACAAGCTATGGTTCATACTCAGGCGCAGTACCCAATGAAAAAATCACATGGGGTAAACTGGATATTGATACACCCAAATTTGTCATTGAAAGTGATGCAACCATTGTAGCGCCACTCATTTTTGCTTATTTGTTGGGCTGGTAA
- the recR gene encoding recombination mediator RecR: MSYIPKSFQEAVKAFSQLPSIGQKSAQRMVMHLLKLPEEKSLNLAQALIKVKQSIRLCESCHAYSDDEVCSICLNPKRDHSLVCVVENPTDIFAIEESAQFQGVYHVLHGRLSPLEGVGPEQIKISQLFKRIEQGAIQEVILAMNPDVEGDATALYIANKLVGNRAVKTSRIAMGVPMGSSLEYTDQITLGRAIAERRQYS; this comes from the coding sequence ATGAGTTATATTCCTAAGTCTTTTCAAGAGGCTGTTAAAGCATTCAGTCAGTTGCCCAGTATTGGACAAAAATCTGCGCAACGCATGGTTATGCATTTGTTAAAGCTCCCAGAAGAAAAAAGTTTAAACCTTGCCCAAGCTTTGATTAAAGTTAAGCAGAGTATTAGACTCTGTGAGTCCTGCCATGCTTATAGTGATGATGAAGTTTGCTCAATATGTTTAAATCCAAAAAGAGATCACAGTTTGGTGTGCGTGGTAGAAAACCCAACAGATATTTTTGCTATTGAAGAAAGTGCTCAATTCCAAGGGGTTTATCATGTTTTGCATGGTCGCTTGTCACCTTTGGAAGGGGTTGGTCCTGAACAGATAAAAATTAGTCAGCTCTTTAAAAGAATTGAGCAAGGGGCTATACAAGAAGTAATTTTAGCCATGAACCCTGACGTGGAGGGAGATGCTACGGCGCTTTATATTGCCAATAAATTGGTGGGTAATCGGGCTGTTAAAACCAGCAGAATTGCAATGGGAGTCCCCATGGGCAGTAGCCTAGAGTATACAGATCAGATTACTTTAGGTAGAGCCATTGCTGAACGCAGACAATACTCATAA
- the dnaX gene encoding DNA polymerase III subunit gamma/tau — translation MSYVVLARKWRPQSFDDLVGQETIVKIIKNAIRLNRVPHAMLFTGTRGVGKTTSARIVAKALNCENPQDINPCNECTNCKEISASQNIDVIEIDGASNTSVDDIRELKDNVQYAPSKSKYKIFIIDEVHMLSTSAFNALLKTLEEPPSHVKFIFATTEPQKIPDTIHSRCQRFDFKEVAETHLKQHLQNILQQEKINMEPAALDLLIIQAAGSVRDALSLLDQVIALISSLDETILEKDVIDILGLTHKSILDESLQCLSEHSVEGILQVLEKVFQTGVDPKNYLTDLLEKVRDILVIKAGGADHLVRATEEELARLKGLAQTIADEELERWFDLFKNTINELGRSNFAKRLLEVTMIKAARYIPRIDVDDLLEQINAKKGTNLTPVQGKAPAVQTQTSQSLQKAMPVAKPMHEPINNEPMAQNSAQTTDIQDKSDQTHWDQLLQVTKKNKPSYAAILLQSDRHKVENQRIVLGFPKSSFYLERAKEKEFKQYVEELSETLFGEKYQLSIRESGEQSQDETPHSVKQAQAEKTVLEDKKVQETLGLFDAKVDEVNVLK, via the coding sequence ATGAGTTATGTGGTGTTGGCGCGGAAATGGCGACCACAAAGTTTTGATGATTTGGTTGGACAAGAAACCATTGTAAAAATCATAAAAAATGCCATTCGCTTAAATCGTGTACCGCATGCCATGTTGTTTACTGGAACCCGTGGGGTCGGTAAAACCACATCCGCAAGAATTGTTGCCAAAGCCTTAAACTGTGAAAATCCACAAGATATTAATCCGTGCAATGAGTGCACCAATTGCAAAGAGATTTCAGCCAGCCAAAACATTGATGTGATTGAGATTGATGGCGCGTCTAATACATCTGTTGATGATATTCGTGAGTTAAAAGATAATGTGCAATATGCACCCTCTAAATCAAAGTATAAAATTTTTATCATTGATGAAGTGCATATGCTTTCAACCAGTGCCTTTAATGCGCTATTAAAAACATTAGAAGAACCGCCTTCACATGTAAAATTTATTTTTGCAACCACTGAGCCTCAGAAGATTCCAGATACCATTCATTCACGTTGTCAACGTTTTGACTTTAAAGAAGTGGCTGAAACCCATCTTAAGCAACACTTGCAAAACATTTTACAACAAGAAAAAATCAATATGGAGCCAGCAGCCCTGGATTTATTGATTATACAAGCGGCGGGTAGTGTTAGAGATGCTTTGTCTTTATTGGATCAGGTCATTGCTTTGATTTCTAGTTTAGATGAAACCATTTTAGAAAAAGACGTTATTGATATTTTGGGCTTAACCCATAAATCTATTTTAGATGAGAGTTTGCAGTGTTTAAGTGAACATTCTGTAGAGGGTATTTTACAAGTTCTGGAAAAGGTATTTCAAACCGGAGTTGATCCAAAAAACTATCTAACAGATTTACTTGAGAAAGTGCGTGATATTTTAGTCATTAAAGCTGGTGGAGCAGATCATTTGGTGCGGGCAACAGAAGAAGAGTTGGCTAGGCTTAAAGGTTTAGCGCAAACTATTGCAGATGAAGAGCTAGAGCGTTGGTTTGATTTGTTTAAAAATACCATCAATGAGTTGGGACGCAGTAATTTTGCCAAGCGTTTGCTGGAAGTGACCATGATAAAAGCAGCGCGTTATATTCCACGCATTGATGTGGATGATTTACTTGAACAAATCAATGCTAAAAAAGGTACAAACTTGACACCGGTTCAAGGTAAAGCACCAGCAGTTCAAACTCAAACATCACAATCTTTACAGAAAGCCATGCCTGTTGCAAAGCCAATGCATGAGCCAATAAACAATGAACCTATGGCTCAAAATTCAGCACAAACAACAGATATCCAAGACAAGAGTGATCAGACGCATTGGGATCAACTGTTGCAAGTAACAAAGAAAAATAAACCATCGTATGCAGCCATTTTATTACAAAGCGATAGGCATAAGGTTGAAAATCAGCGCATTGTTTTAGGCTTTCCAAAAAGCTCTTTTTATCTTGAGCGTGCAAAAGAAAAAGAATTTAAACAGTATGTTGAAGAATTAAGCGAAACACTTTTTGGAGAAAAGTATCAATTGAGTATCCGTGAAAGTGGTGAGCAAAGTCAAGACGAAACCCCACACTCAGTGAAGCAAGCACAAGCAGAAAAAACTGTTTTAGAAGATAAAAAGGTTCAGGAAACTTTAGGTTTATTTGATGCTAAAGTGGATGAGGTCAATGTTTTAAAATGA
- a CDS encoding YdiU family protein has translation MNELNFKFDFSYTKLPRVFFSCLKPQTVKKPSLVMFNQNLAHDLGLFTQTETGTIDQEKIEQILSGNKILADTQPYAQAYAGHQFGYPTVLGDGRAVVLGEHITKESKRFDVQLKGSGRTPYSRGGDGRAALAPMLREYLISEAMHALGIPTTRSLAVIATGEDVYRETALPGAILTRVAQSHIRVGSFEFAYLQNDIQILQQLLEYSVCRHFPELKGENNLAELFLQAVMDRQVDLMIDWMRVGFVHGVMNTDNMSICGETIDYGPCAFMDAFDMGVVFSSIDRHGRYAFGQQPNIAQWNLGVLAQCLAPLMANDAKDAYVIAKERVESFLPNFEKQWLSMMQKKLGLKSQQKGDLDLIKNLLTWMQKNKVDYTYTFYCLMQESLPNSDNEYDLIYKHKDFIHWYQQWKQRLKLEKYSEKNALKLMQKYNPVIIPRNYLVEEALQKAQNDHDLTLFKEMHAHLSKPYSEQKNCEYLIQPPKPEDQEYITYCGT, from the coding sequence ATGAATGAATTAAATTTTAAGTTTGATTTTAGTTATACAAAACTACCCCGCGTTTTTTTCTCTTGCTTAAAACCCCAGACCGTTAAAAAACCAAGTTTGGTTATGTTTAATCAAAACTTGGCCCATGACTTGGGGCTTTTTACTCAAACAGAGACAGGAACTATAGATCAAGAAAAAATAGAGCAAATTTTATCAGGCAATAAAATTTTAGCGGATACACAGCCTTATGCCCAAGCCTATGCTGGTCATCAATTTGGTTATCCAACGGTGCTTGGGGATGGCAGAGCTGTTGTTTTGGGGGAGCATATAACAAAAGAAAGTAAACGTTTTGATGTTCAGTTGAAAGGTTCTGGTAGAACACCTTACTCAAGAGGCGGTGATGGAAGAGCTGCACTGGCCCCAATGTTAAGAGAGTATTTAATCAGTGAGGCCATGCATGCTTTAGGAATTCCAACAACCAGAAGTTTGGCTGTGATTGCAACGGGAGAAGATGTTTACAGAGAGACGGCATTGCCAGGGGCAATTTTAACCAGAGTAGCGCAAAGCCATATAAGAGTAGGCAGCTTTGAGTTTGCTTACTTGCAAAACGATATTCAGATTTTGCAACAACTATTAGAGTATAGTGTTTGTAGGCACTTCCCAGAATTAAAAGGGGAAAATAATTTAGCGGAACTATTTTTGCAGGCAGTGATGGATAGACAAGTTGATCTTATGATTGATTGGATGCGCGTTGGTTTTGTGCATGGGGTAATGAACACAGACAACATGAGCATATGTGGTGAGACCATTGATTATGGACCGTGTGCATTTATGGATGCCTTTGATATGGGGGTTGTTTTTAGTTCTATAGATCGTCATGGACGTTATGCTTTTGGTCAGCAGCCCAATATTGCGCAATGGAATTTAGGTGTCTTGGCCCAATGTTTAGCGCCTTTAATGGCAAATGATGCTAAAGATGCCTATGTGATTGCTAAAGAACGGGTAGAAAGTTTTTTGCCCAACTTTGAAAAACAATGGCTATCGATGATGCAAAAAAAACTGGGTTTAAAAAGTCAGCAAAAGGGTGATTTAGATTTGATAAAAAATTTACTGACCTGGATGCAAAAAAATAAAGTGGATTATACCTATACTTTTTATTGTTTGATGCAAGAGAGTTTACCTAACAGTGATAATGAATATGATCTAATTTATAAACATAAAGACTTTATACACTGGTATCAACAGTGGAAGCAGCGTTTAAAATTAGAAAAGTATTCAGAAAAAAATGCTTTAAAACTGATGCAAAAATACAATCCCGTTATTATTCCAAGAAACTATCTTGTTGAAGAAGCGTTACAAAAAGCACAAAATGATCACGATCTCACTTTGTTTAAAGAGATGCATGCCCATTTATCTAAGCCCTACAGTGAACAAAAAAATTGTGAGTACTTAATACAACCACCCAAACCTGAAGATCAAGAGTATATCACTTACTGTGGAACATGA
- a CDS encoding alpha-ketoglutarate-dependent dioxygenase AlkB → MDLFEQLVGQPRNVLPYDGTVYYYGPIFAADHAQYYFDCLLKEVAWQYDQAVILGKTIVTKRKVAWYADQAFTYTYSKTTRTALPWLPILLELKTHVEKTSQANYNACLLNFYHDGQEGMNWHSDAEKELVTQAPIASLSFGAERKFSFKHKTSKEKRSCLLEAGSLLVMKDKTQSHWLHSLPATKTILKPRINLTFRLMHGYFGSL, encoded by the coding sequence ATGGATCTTTTTGAACAGCTTGTTGGTCAGCCGCGGAATGTGTTGCCCTATGATGGGACGGTTTATTATTATGGTCCTATCTTTGCCGCTGATCATGCTCAATATTATTTTGATTGCTTGTTAAAAGAAGTTGCTTGGCAGTATGATCAAGCCGTTATTTTAGGTAAAACCATTGTTACCAAAAGGAAAGTAGCTTGGTATGCTGATCAGGCATTTACTTACACCTACTCTAAAACAACCAGAACTGCTTTACCTTGGTTACCTATCTTGCTTGAGCTCAAGACTCATGTAGAAAAGACGAGTCAAGCAAATTACAATGCCTGTTTATTGAATTTTTACCATGATGGTCAAGAAGGGATGAATTGGCACAGTGATGCTGAAAAAGAACTGGTTACGCAAGCTCCTATTGCCTCATTAAGCTTTGGTGCTGAACGGAAATTTTCTTTTAAACATAAAACAAGCAAAGAAAAACGCTCTTGTCTTTTAGAGGCTGGCAGCTTACTGGTCATGAAAGACAAAACTCAAAGCCATTGGCTTCATAGTCTACCCGCCACAAAAACAATTTTAAAACCAAGAATTAATCTTACCTTTAGACTGATGCATGGCTATTTTGGTTCACTATAA